The Streptomyces sp. NBC_01353 genome contains a region encoding:
- a CDS encoding AMP-binding protein, producing MTAADTYRAAGWWRDETVLHDLRHWAREQPDKPALVCYQGADQETLTYAELARRVDRLAVGLLRLGVRRGDVVTLQIPNSWELVALCLAAARVGAIAGPVVPVMRRREVEFMTRLTASPVYIAAAEVRGFSYGEMSAEIAEAVPTLRHRVLLGAGTGDIEAGALDFVRDLYEPEPDPELLASLDTIEAGPDDAAQIMFTSGTTGEPKGVLHSHNTLYSMNKAQADVLGLTGSEVTAMGSPTTHQAGFTWNFVMPLLLGATAVQVDRWDPRQMLRTLQEQRVTFFMGAPTFLSDLIYAQRETPHDLSALRSFATGSAPIAPLLVEDAREVLGCRLYALWGMTENGCVTVTRPEQPPLRAAESDGTTVPGMEVRIVDKDGEPVAPGTAGHLQVRGSAQCLGYFRRQDVYDASVTADGWFDTGDLARADGHGGIRITGRVKDVIMRGAENIPVVEVEAALLRHPVVKDVAVVGYPDRRLGERACAFLVTTGAAAPDLEGVRSHLAGLGMARTYWPERLELVSALPRTPSGKIQKFALRDRLRAQEGRTAS from the coding sequence TTGACCGCCGCCGACACCTACCGCGCCGCCGGCTGGTGGCGGGACGAGACCGTCCTGCACGATCTGCGCCACTGGGCCCGTGAGCAGCCGGACAAGCCGGCTCTGGTCTGTTACCAGGGCGCCGATCAGGAGACCTTGACCTATGCCGAGCTGGCCCGGCGGGTCGACCGGCTCGCGGTCGGTCTGCTCCGTCTCGGGGTCCGCCGCGGCGATGTGGTGACCCTGCAGATACCCAACTCCTGGGAGCTGGTGGCGCTCTGTCTTGCCGCCGCCCGGGTCGGCGCGATCGCGGGCCCGGTGGTTCCGGTGATGCGCCGGCGCGAGGTGGAGTTCATGACCCGGCTCACCGCGAGCCCGGTCTACATCGCCGCCGCCGAGGTGCGCGGATTCTCCTACGGGGAGATGAGCGCCGAGATCGCCGAGGCCGTGCCGACCCTGCGCCACCGGGTGCTGCTCGGCGCCGGGACCGGTGACATCGAGGCCGGCGCGCTGGACTTCGTACGCGATCTGTACGAGCCCGAGCCGGACCCGGAGCTGCTCGCCTCCCTCGACACGATCGAGGCCGGGCCGGACGACGCCGCCCAGATCATGTTCACCTCCGGGACCACCGGCGAGCCCAAGGGTGTGCTGCACAGCCACAACACGCTGTACTCGATGAACAAGGCGCAGGCCGACGTGCTCGGTCTGACCGGGTCCGAGGTCACCGCGATGGGGTCGCCGACCACCCATCAGGCCGGGTTCACCTGGAACTTCGTGATGCCGCTGCTGCTCGGCGCGACCGCCGTGCAGGTGGACCGCTGGGATCCGCGGCAGATGCTGCGGACGCTCCAGGAGCAGCGGGTGACCTTCTTCATGGGCGCCCCGACCTTCCTCTCCGACCTGATCTACGCCCAGCGCGAGACGCCGCACGACCTGTCGGCGCTGCGCAGCTTCGCCACCGGCAGCGCTCCGATAGCGCCGCTGCTCGTGGAGGACGCGCGCGAGGTGCTCGGCTGCCGGCTGTACGCGCTGTGGGGCATGACGGAGAACGGCTGTGTCACCGTCACCCGCCCCGAGCAGCCGCCGCTGCGCGCCGCCGAGAGCGACGGCACCACCGTGCCCGGCATGGAGGTCCGGATCGTCGACAAGGACGGCGAGCCGGTGGCGCCGGGCACCGCCGGACATCTCCAGGTGCGAGGGTCCGCCCAGTGCCTGGGCTACTTCCGGCGCCAGGACGTGTACGACGCCTCGGTGACCGCCGACGGCTGGTTCGACACCGGCGATCTCGCCCGGGCCGACGGCCACGGCGGGATACGGATCACGGGCCGGGTCAAGGACGTGATCATGCGGGGCGCCGAGAACATCCCGGTGGTGGAGGTCGAGGCGGCCCTGCTGCGCCACCCCGTGGTCAAGGACGTCGCCGTGGTCGGCTACCCGGACCGGCGACTCGGCGAGCGCGCCTGCGCGTTCCTCGTGACCACCGGCGCCGCCGCCCCCGACCTGGAGGGCGTGCGCAGCCACCTCGCCGGGCTCGGCATGGCGCGTACGTACTGGCCCGAGCGGCTGGAACTCGTGTCGGCGCTGCCGAGGACACCCTCCGGAAAGATCCAGAAATTCGCTCTGCGGGACCGGCTCCGGGCCCAGGAAGGACGCACGGCCTCATGA
- a CDS encoding transketolase encodes MSSPPLLRGAPARTDLTGTGLDERRPDAHGPDAAELADITGRIREHIVAMCAGPEGGHLGGSMSLVEILSVLYFRVMRHDPRFPGLPERDVLLLSKGHGGIALFATLCEAGYFPAEDLDEYARPGSHLMAHPHPEIAGVEIASGSLGHGLALGVGYALANRLDGSARRCFVVMGDGELQEGSVWEAASVASAHRLNSLTAIVDRNGLQITGGTESVNSLEPLADRWRAFGWRVVEADGHDAEALTSALTLPADLDRPTVIIAHTVKGKGVPFIEGQAKSHYARLSGRQHQRALNAVRASAGTPAGGDRR; translated from the coding sequence ATGAGCAGCCCGCCTCTGCTGCGGGGCGCCCCCGCCCGCACCGATCTCACCGGCACCGGCCTCGACGAGCGCCGCCCGGACGCACACGGCCCCGACGCGGCTGAGCTCGCCGACATCACCGGCCGGATCAGGGAGCACATCGTCGCCATGTGCGCCGGCCCCGAGGGCGGCCACCTGGGCGGGTCGATGTCGCTCGTCGAGATCCTGTCCGTCCTGTACTTCCGGGTCATGCGGCACGACCCCCGCTTCCCCGGCCTGCCCGAGCGCGACGTCCTGCTGCTGAGCAAGGGACACGGCGGTATCGCCCTGTTCGCGACGCTCTGCGAGGCCGGCTACTTCCCGGCCGAGGACCTCGACGAGTACGCCAGGCCCGGCAGCCACCTGATGGCCCATCCGCACCCCGAGATCGCCGGCGTGGAGATCGCCTCCGGCTCGCTCGGCCACGGTCTCGCCCTCGGCGTCGGCTACGCACTGGCCAACCGCCTCGACGGCTCGGCCCGCCGCTGCTTCGTGGTGATGGGCGACGGCGAGCTCCAGGAGGGCTCGGTCTGGGAGGCCGCCTCGGTCGCCTCCGCACACCGGCTGAACAGCCTCACCGCGATCGTCGACCGCAACGGTCTGCAGATCACCGGCGGCACCGAGTCCGTCAACTCCCTGGAGCCGCTGGCCGATCGCTGGCGGGCCTTCGGCTGGCGCGTCGTCGAGGCCGACGGCCACGACGCGGAGGCGCTAACAAGCGCGTTGACGCTGCCCGCGGACCTGGACAGGCCCACCGTGATCATCGCCCACACCGTCAAGGGCAAGGGCGTGCCCTTCATCGAGGGCCAGGCCAAGAGCCACTACGCCCGGCTGAGCGGCCGGCAGCACCAGCGGGCGCTCAACGCGGTCCGTGCCTCGGCGGGCACCCCGGCGGGCGGTGACCGTCGATGA
- the argC gene encoding N-acetyl-gamma-glutamyl-phosphate reductase, whose amino-acid sequence MIRAAVLGAAGYIGGELLRLLVNHPQVDLAAATSRTLQGRQIDGVHPNLRGRTRLTFSSEDQLPRVDVLFLATPHRETMQRMPEFLTKANVVIDLSGDFRLGDPEVYEDYYGTPHSAPELIGTFVQGLPELHRERLRTADRISVPGCMAAAGILSLVPLAEAGLITGDVTVDARTGSSGSGAKAGAENLHAERSGALRVFAPTRHRHEAEIAQATGHTVRMSATGVEAVRGVQLLSRATLADGVDERAIRSAYRTRYADEPFMRIVAARRGMHRFPDAKILSGSNFCDVGFALDRGAATVTVIAALDNLVKGGAGNAVQCMNVRFGEPETRGLEFTGLHPN is encoded by the coding sequence ATGATCCGCGCGGCAGTGCTGGGAGCGGCCGGCTACATCGGCGGGGAGCTGCTGCGGCTGCTCGTCAACCACCCCCAGGTCGACCTGGCGGCCGCCACCTCGCGCACCCTCCAGGGACGTCAGATCGACGGCGTCCACCCCAACCTGCGCGGCCGCACCCGGCTGACGTTCTCGTCCGAGGACCAACTCCCCCGCGTCGACGTGCTGTTCCTGGCGACCCCGCACCGCGAGACGATGCAGCGGATGCCGGAGTTCCTCACCAAGGCGAATGTCGTCATCGACCTGTCGGGCGACTTCCGGCTCGGCGACCCCGAGGTGTACGAGGACTACTACGGCACCCCGCACTCGGCCCCCGAGCTCATCGGCACCTTCGTCCAGGGGCTTCCGGAGCTCCACCGCGAGCGGCTGCGCACCGCGGACCGGATCTCCGTGCCCGGCTGCATGGCCGCCGCCGGCATCCTCTCCCTCGTCCCGCTGGCCGAGGCCGGACTCATCACGGGCGATGTCACGGTCGACGCCAGGACGGGCTCCAGCGGCTCGGGCGCCAAGGCGGGCGCGGAGAACCTGCACGCCGAACGCAGCGGCGCCCTCCGGGTGTTCGCCCCGACCCGGCACCGGCACGAGGCGGAGATCGCCCAGGCCACCGGGCACACCGTCCGGATGTCGGCGACCGGTGTCGAAGCGGTCCGCGGCGTCCAGCTGCTGAGCCGGGCGACCCTCGCCGACGGTGTCGACGAGCGGGCCATCCGGTCCGCCTACCGGACCCGCTACGCCGACGAGCCGTTCATGCGGATCGTCGCCGCCCGGCGCGGGATGCACCGCTTCCCCGACGCCAAGATCCTCTCCGGTTCCAACTTCTGCGACGTCGGGTTCGCCCTGGACCGGGGCGCGGCGACCGTCACCGTGATCGCGGCGCTGGACAACCTCGTCAAGGGCGGCGCGGGCAACGCGGTGCAGTGCATGAACGTGCGCTTCGGGGAGCCCGAGACGCGCGGCCTCGAGTTCACCGGCCTGCACCCCAACTGA
- a CDS encoding sulfotransferase, with translation MTGPSPRVLYITGWMRSGSTLLGNVLNEIPGVRHVGELYYLWRNGVLGAGTNSSCGCGSPLRECPLWAGILAALPEGTADHTAHRMATLQQALLRTRHTPARLAEARGERPTAPGMTELLDHSASVYRQVAALGGDRLIVDGSKYPAEAAALLGRTDLDVRVLHIVRDPRATALSYRSAKDYIDPMSPARSSGYWTAFNLASELVGRTAGERYLRIRHEDLARDPREVTTRVLRFAGLDDESPVDASGRIPLGANHTVTGNPDRLRRGVTQIRPDERWRTALPGADIAAATAAAAPLLTRYGYPLAPVRPSRTTSSGKGVGVGSGKGAGSGSGAGTGQGSGRTSGPAGRPASRTSGPPSRGEAS, from the coding sequence ATGACAGGCCCCTCCCCGCGCGTCCTCTACATCACCGGATGGATGCGCAGCGGCAGCACCCTGCTCGGCAACGTCCTCAACGAGATCCCCGGCGTCCGGCACGTCGGAGAGCTGTACTACCTCTGGCGCAACGGCGTCCTCGGCGCCGGTACCAACTCCAGCTGCGGCTGCGGCAGTCCGCTGCGCGAGTGCCCGCTCTGGGCCGGCATCCTCGCGGCCCTGCCCGAGGGGACCGCCGATCACACCGCGCACCGGATGGCCACGCTCCAGCAGGCGCTGCTGCGTACCCGGCACACCCCCGCCCGGCTCGCGGAGGCCCGCGGCGAGCGCCCGACCGCCCCCGGCATGACGGAGCTCCTCGACCACTCGGCCTCCGTCTACCGGCAGGTGGCCGCCCTCGGCGGCGACCGCCTGATCGTGGACGGATCCAAGTACCCGGCGGAGGCGGCCGCGCTCCTGGGCCGCACCGACCTGGATGTACGGGTGCTGCACATCGTGCGGGACCCGCGGGCCACCGCGCTGTCCTACCGCAGCGCCAAGGACTACATCGACCCCATGTCCCCGGCCCGCAGCAGCGGCTACTGGACCGCCTTCAACCTCGCCTCCGAACTGGTCGGCCGGACGGCGGGCGAGCGCTACCTGCGCATCCGCCACGAGGACCTGGCTCGCGACCCCCGCGAGGTGACGACCCGCGTCCTGCGCTTCGCGGGCCTCGACGACGAATCCCCGGTGGACGCATCCGGCCGGATCCCGCTCGGCGCCAACCACACCGTCACCGGCAATCCGGACCGGCTGCGGCGCGGCGTCACCCAGATCCGCCCCGACGAGCGCTGGCGCACCGCACTGCCCGGCGCCGACATCGCGGCGGCCACGGCGGCGGCCGCACCCCTGCTGACCCGCTACGGCTACCCGCTCGCCCCCGTCCGCCCCTCCCGGACGACGAGCTCGGGCAAGGGCGTGGGCGTCGGCTCGGGCAAGGGCGCGGGCTCGGGCTCCGGCGCGGGCACCGGCCAGGGCTCCGGCAGGACCTCCGGACCGGCCGGCCGGCCGGCCTCGCGGACCTCAGGACCGCCCTCGCGAGGTGAGGCCTCGTGA
- a CDS encoding family 3 encapsulin nanocompartment shell protein translates to MLAATADSAVQQGVQIQLADPALATRSPGEEFAWSVRAAGQDQDHEVPFRAHLPAVFPLFATRPRYAVRHLLKTASVGDAPVTFVHEPPAARLAAAGTSYQATPEGAFAPRLEQAELTDLTVRVPLPAGLLDQPALLASFVDYRVLVRLSVVENETLLHGSADNAISGLLNLPEIRRGTLGEDVYAAITEAAAEVEETGGSCDGIVVHPFTYWELVRAGVLGQLGAAGITVSRTRMIPRGQVLLGDFRAAVTLLVPGVASLALRRGAGPDGSDAIEATSRIGLAVHLPQHFLLLTRD, encoded by the coding sequence ATGCTGGCAGCCACCGCCGATTCCGCAGTGCAGCAGGGAGTCCAGATACAGCTCGCCGACCCGGCCCTCGCCACCCGCAGCCCGGGCGAGGAGTTCGCCTGGTCGGTACGCGCCGCCGGCCAGGACCAGGACCACGAGGTGCCCTTCCGCGCCCATCTCCCGGCCGTCTTCCCGCTGTTCGCGACCCGCCCGCGGTACGCCGTGCGGCACCTGCTGAAGACGGCGTCGGTCGGCGACGCGCCGGTCACCTTCGTGCACGAGCCGCCGGCCGCCCGACTGGCCGCCGCCGGCACCTCGTACCAGGCCACCCCCGAGGGCGCCTTCGCCCCGCGCCTCGAGCAGGCCGAGCTCACCGATCTGACGGTGCGCGTGCCGCTGCCCGCCGGGCTGCTCGACCAGCCGGCGCTGCTCGCGTCCTTCGTCGACTACCGCGTGCTGGTCCGGCTCTCCGTCGTCGAGAACGAGACGCTGCTGCACGGCAGCGCCGACAACGCGATCAGCGGCCTGCTGAACCTTCCGGAGATCCGGCGCGGCACGCTCGGCGAGGACGTGTACGCCGCCATCACCGAGGCCGCCGCCGAGGTCGAGGAGACGGGCGGCTCCTGCGACGGGATCGTCGTCCACCCCTTCACGTACTGGGAGTTGGTACGGGCCGGCGTCCTCGGCCAGCTGGGCGCGGCCGGCATCACCGTCTCGCGCACCCGCATGATCCCGCGCGGCCAGGTCCTCCTCGGCGACTTCCGGGCCGCCGTCACCCTGCTCGTCCCGGGTGTGGCCTCGCTGGCGCTGCGCCGCGGCGCGGGTCCGGACGGCTCCGACGCCATCGAGGCGACCAGCCGGATCGGTCTCGCCGTCCACCTGCCGCAGCACTTCCTGCTGCTGACCCGCGACTGA
- a CDS encoding transketolase C-terminal domain-containing protein, translated as MTTAPAPAPARAAREVYRDTVAELLPGEPRLVVLDSDTGLFGGVDFGSAADRYLNLGIAEHTLMGTAAGLAREGRIPLVNTMAAFASSRAVEAVKIDIAMGNLPVLIAATHSGVSAGHLGPTHHALEDLAVMRALPHMTVVVPGDAAGTEDLLRQALTLGGPVYFRLGRGATPDLPAGPPVRLGKAQQLRHGTDITLAACGPYPVLAALEAADLLESEGITANVLHLHTVKPLDTPALLSSLGVRDTVITVEEHWSSGGFGSAVAEALSAVRPVRVHRMALPDEFVPVAGSQRYLLERGGVSARAIAERARASLDSRRGGIR; from the coding sequence ATGACCACGGCTCCCGCCCCCGCTCCGGCCCGCGCCGCCCGTGAGGTCTACCGCGACACGGTCGCCGAGCTGCTCCCCGGCGAGCCGCGGCTGGTGGTCCTGGACAGCGACACCGGACTGTTCGGCGGGGTGGACTTCGGTTCCGCCGCCGACCGCTACCTCAATCTCGGCATCGCCGAGCACACCCTGATGGGCACGGCCGCCGGCCTCGCCCGGGAGGGCCGTATCCCGCTGGTCAACACCATGGCGGCGTTCGCCTCCTCCCGCGCGGTGGAGGCCGTGAAGATCGACATCGCGATGGGCAACCTTCCGGTGCTGATCGCGGCCACCCACTCCGGGGTGTCGGCCGGGCATCTCGGCCCGACCCACCACGCCCTGGAGGACCTCGCGGTGATGCGGGCCCTGCCCCACATGACCGTGGTGGTCCCGGGCGACGCCGCCGGGACCGAGGACCTGCTGCGCCAGGCGCTGACGCTGGGCGGCCCGGTCTACTTCCGGCTCGGCCGGGGCGCCACCCCCGATCTGCCCGCCGGTCCGCCGGTGCGGCTCGGCAAGGCCCAGCAGCTGCGGCACGGTACGGACATCACCCTGGCGGCCTGCGGGCCCTACCCGGTGCTCGCCGCCCTGGAGGCGGCCGACCTGCTGGAGTCCGAGGGCATCACCGCGAACGTGCTGCACCTGCACACCGTCAAACCGCTGGACACCCCTGCGCTGCTGAGCTCGCTCGGTGTGCGCGACACGGTGATCACCGTGGAGGAGCACTGGAGCTCCGGCGGCTTCGGGTCGGCGGTCGCCGAGGCGCTCAGCGCCGTACGCCCGGTGCGGGTGCATCGGATGGCGCTGCCGGACGAGTTCGTCCCCGTCGCCGGAAGCCAGCGCTATCTGCTCGAACGGGGCGGGGTCAGCGCGCGGGCGATCGCCGAGCGCGCCCGTGCCTCGCTCGATTCACGCCGTGGAGGCATCCGTTGA
- a CDS encoding LysR substrate-binding domain-containing protein, with protein sequence MHHDLQINRLRTLVAVVELGGFRRAAESLHITQPAVSQQIRQLSGLIRSPVFASTGRNLRLSPRGEELLRYARRMVALNDEAVDRFIPQAGQLMLSIGVSSQLAEVLPEFLRLLNRGMPQAQLSVRTGASEELAAQLAGGQLDAALLFQADPPASGTDCRELGRMRMAWFGRPAHGERGALPLALFPEPCTLRGRVREVLDASGIEWRVAYESSELIGLRSAAKAGLGMTCLVANGDELWGLTPSVRPGLPEPPEPVPVTMALAPGGVPEGFTAIAEKAFRQALRGYPLTSEAPSDKPADATAGPTSAPATATAPTSAPTSDSSGSAGAPVLATATA encoded by the coding sequence ATGCATCACGACTTGCAGATAAACAGGCTGAGGACTCTGGTGGCCGTCGTCGAACTCGGCGGTTTCCGGAGGGCGGCGGAGTCACTGCACATCACCCAGCCCGCCGTCAGCCAGCAGATACGCCAGCTGAGCGGTCTCATCCGGAGCCCGGTGTTCGCCTCCACGGGACGCAATCTGCGGCTCAGCCCGCGGGGCGAGGAGCTCCTGAGGTACGCCCGCCGGATGGTGGCCCTCAACGACGAGGCCGTCGACCGCTTCATCCCGCAGGCCGGCCAGCTCATGCTCTCGATCGGGGTGTCGAGCCAGCTCGCGGAGGTGCTGCCCGAGTTCCTCCGGCTGCTGAACCGGGGGATGCCCCAGGCCCAGCTGAGCGTGCGGACCGGGGCGAGCGAGGAACTGGCGGCCCAGCTGGCCGGCGGTCAGCTCGACGCGGCGCTGCTGTTCCAGGCCGATCCGCCCGCCTCCGGCACGGACTGCCGGGAGTTGGGCAGGATGCGCATGGCCTGGTTCGGGCGGCCGGCCCACGGAGAGCGGGGCGCGCTGCCCCTGGCGCTCTTCCCCGAGCCCTGCACGCTTCGGGGCCGGGTCCGCGAGGTCCTCGACGCCTCGGGCATCGAGTGGCGGGTGGCGTACGAGAGCAGCGAGCTGATCGGACTGAGGTCGGCCGCCAAGGCGGGTCTCGGGATGACCTGCCTGGTCGCCAACGGGGACGAGCTGTGGGGCCTGACCCCGTCCGTACGCCCCGGGCTTCCGGAGCCGCCCGAGCCGGTGCCGGTGACGATGGCGCTGGCTCCGGGAGGCGTACCGGAGGGCTTCACCGCCATCGCGGAGAAGGCGTTCCGCCAGGCCCTCCGGGGCTATCCGCTCACCTCGGAAGCGCCCTCCGACAAGCCCGCGGACGCCACCGCCGGCCCGACGTCCGCACCGGCCACCGCCACGGCCCCGACCTCGGCCCCGACCTCGGACTCCTCCGGCTCCGCCGGCGCTCCCGTGCTCGCGACCGCCACGGCCTGA
- a CDS encoding SDR family oxidoreductase: MNLGLSGRSALVAASSSGIGLAVARVLATEGADVSICGRDPERLARAHKEVDACGTGRVLSTVVDLSDEDAAADWVRRTATEFGALHVVVTNSGGVPFGPVEDFEVAEYREAVNANLLPHVSISLAAAPYLRHAGWGRIVMITSESVRQPHPGSGLSSVARLGVLGFAKGLVHAFGPAGVTVNVLAPGFHRTPILDVQYGDEVEERLAEVAAGIPLGRIGRAEDLGALVAFLAGEQAAFVTGAVLVADGGNTRGIG, translated from the coding sequence GTGAACCTGGGCCTCTCCGGACGCTCCGCCCTGGTCGCCGCGTCCAGCAGCGGAATCGGCCTCGCCGTGGCCCGCGTCCTGGCCACCGAGGGCGCCGACGTGTCGATCTGCGGCCGTGACCCCGAGCGGCTGGCCCGCGCCCACAAGGAGGTGGACGCCTGCGGTACGGGCCGGGTGCTGAGCACGGTCGTCGATCTGAGCGACGAGGACGCCGCCGCCGACTGGGTGCGCCGCACCGCCACGGAGTTCGGCGCGCTGCACGTGGTCGTCACCAACTCCGGCGGGGTGCCCTTCGGCCCCGTGGAGGACTTCGAGGTCGCCGAGTACCGGGAGGCCGTCAACGCCAACCTGCTGCCCCATGTGTCGATCTCGCTGGCCGCCGCGCCCTATCTGCGGCACGCCGGCTGGGGCCGGATCGTCATGATCACCTCCGAGTCGGTGCGCCAGCCCCATCCGGGCAGCGGACTGTCCTCGGTGGCCCGGCTCGGCGTCCTCGGGTTCGCCAAGGGCCTGGTGCACGCCTTCGGCCCGGCCGGGGTGACGGTGAACGTCCTGGCGCCCGGCTTCCACCGCACCCCGATCCTCGACGTGCAGTACGGCGACGAGGTCGAGGAGCGCCTGGCCGAGGTCGCCGCCGGGATCCCGCTCGGCCGGATCGGACGGGCCGAGGACCTGGGCGCCCTGGTCGCCTTCCTCGCCGGCGAACAGGCCGCGTTCGTCACCGGCGCCGTGCTGGTCGCGGACGGCGGCAACACCCGCGGCATCGGCTGA
- a CDS encoding RimK family alpha-L-glutamate ligase: MSSAAARLGVLASRVRFEEKNILTALERRGVACEQIDPRALSVRAGTPWDGPQIVLNREVGHYRALYAASALESAGVTVLNSAAATAVCGDKWQTSAALVARGLPTPETTLALTPDAALKALEELGYPAVIKPLVGSWGRLVTRVTDRAMAEAVLEHLAALPSPQSHIVYVQREVAKADRDIRVLVVGGRAVGATYRRSEDWRTNVARGAVSERCPLEADLTELAVAAADTVGACVAGVDLLEEPGGRLTVLEVNDRVEFRGLQSTYGSDLDVADTIAALLTAKAES; encoded by the coding sequence ATGAGCTCTGCGGCAGCGCGACTCGGTGTCCTCGCCTCCCGGGTCCGGTTCGAGGAGAAGAACATCCTGACCGCGCTGGAGAGGCGCGGCGTCGCCTGTGAACAGATCGACCCCCGCGCTCTGTCGGTCCGGGCCGGAACGCCCTGGGACGGCCCGCAGATCGTGCTCAACCGCGAAGTGGGTCACTACCGTGCCCTGTACGCGGCTTCCGCACTGGAGTCGGCGGGCGTGACGGTGCTCAACAGTGCCGCCGCCACGGCCGTCTGCGGGGACAAGTGGCAGACCTCGGCGGCCCTGGTCGCCCGAGGCCTGCCGACCCCGGAGACCACGCTCGCCCTGACCCCGGACGCGGCCCTGAAGGCCCTGGAGGAACTGGGCTATCCCGCGGTGATCAAGCCCCTGGTGGGGTCCTGGGGGCGGCTCGTCACCCGGGTCACCGACCGGGCGATGGCCGAGGCGGTGCTCGAGCACCTCGCGGCCCTGCCCTCCCCGCAGTCGCACATCGTCTACGTCCAGCGCGAGGTCGCCAAGGCGGACCGGGACATCCGGGTCCTGGTCGTCGGCGGCCGGGCGGTCGGGGCCACCTACCGCCGAAGCGAGGACTGGCGCACCAACGTGGCCCGCGGCGCGGTCAGCGAGCGCTGCCCGCTCGAGGCGGACCTCACCGAGCTCGCGGTCGCGGCGGCGGACACCGTCGGCGCCTGTGTGGCCGGGGTGGACCTCCTGGAGGAGCCGGGCGGCCGGCTCACCGTCCTGGAGGTCAACGACCGGGTCGAGTTCCGCGGCCTGCAGTCGACCTACGGATCCGACCTCGATGTGGCGGACACCATCGCCGCCCTCCTGACAGCAAAGGCAGAGTCATGA
- a CDS encoding acyl-CoA dehydrogenase family protein yields MNYAFTARQDELAKRIEEFAGEKIAPYRRENDRRGAYRPGLIEDMAAAGLFALRVPEEYGGQGLDAVSAGIALEKLAAADLSVCFPVLNAALIGGVLAANGSPEQLERWLPPIARGEAVVALALTEAGHGTDAAGIEMRAEPDGDGWLLSGEKTSIMVTAYASHALVFARTGGEGAHGISAFYTRLDGDRVRKEPLTDLGCRSGGRGRIVFDGLRVGPEDLVGTPGGGFGAVMRGFGVSRAYIALMAIAVGDAALAEAYAHATGRTAFGQPISRFQSVVFPLVEHTTLLHAARLVSFEALWKADRGEDPRIPSNMAKWWAPKAAVEAVHQALLTMGHQGWSEDGPVAQRLRDVIGLQLADGTAAATKLTVARMLLGREYAP; encoded by the coding sequence ATGAACTACGCCTTCACCGCGCGGCAGGACGAACTGGCCAAGCGCATAGAGGAGTTCGCCGGCGAGAAGATCGCCCCGTACCGTCGGGAGAACGACCGGCGCGGCGCGTACCGCCCGGGTCTGATCGAGGACATGGCCGCGGCCGGTCTGTTCGCGCTGCGGGTGCCCGAGGAGTACGGCGGGCAGGGGCTCGACGCGGTCAGCGCGGGCATCGCGCTCGAGAAGCTGGCGGCGGCCGATCTGTCCGTGTGCTTCCCCGTACTCAACGCCGCGCTCATCGGCGGCGTCCTGGCCGCCAACGGGAGCCCGGAGCAGTTGGAGCGCTGGCTGCCGCCGATCGCCCGCGGCGAGGCCGTGGTCGCGCTCGCGCTGACCGAGGCCGGGCACGGGACGGACGCGGCGGGCATCGAGATGCGCGCCGAGCCCGACGGCGACGGCTGGCTGCTCTCCGGCGAGAAGACCTCGATCATGGTCACCGCGTACGCCAGCCACGCGCTGGTCTTCGCCCGGACGGGCGGCGAGGGCGCGCACGGCATCAGCGCGTTCTACACCCGGCTCGACGGCGACCGGGTCCGCAAGGAGCCGCTGACCGACCTCGGCTGCCGCTCCGGCGGTCGCGGCCGGATCGTCTTCGACGGACTGCGGGTCGGGCCCGAGGACCTGGTCGGGACGCCCGGCGGGGGCTTCGGCGCGGTGATGCGCGGCTTCGGGGTCTCCCGGGCGTACATCGCGCTCATGGCGATCGCCGTCGGGGACGCCGCCCTCGCGGAGGCGTATGCGCACGCGACCGGGCGCACCGCCTTCGGGCAGCCGATCAGCCGCTTCCAGTCGGTGGTGTTCCCGCTCGTCGAGCACACCACGCTGCTGCACGCGGCCCGGCTGGTCTCCTTCGAGGCGCTGTGGAAGGCGGACCGGGGCGAGGATCCCCGTATCCCGTCGAACATGGCCAAGTGGTGGGCGCCGAAGGCGGCCGTGGAGGCGGTGCACCAGGCACTGCTGACCATGGGCCACCAGGGGTGGAGCGAGGACGGCCCGGTCGCCCAACGGCTGCGTGACGTCATCGGCCTCCAGCTCGCGGACGGCACCGCGGCGGCCACCAAGCTGACCGTGGCCCGGATGCTGCTCGGCAGGGAGTACGCGCCGTGA
- the lysW gene encoding lysine biosynthesis protein LysW, translating into MQETLVAPECPECDAEVSLGTDARVSEIVECPECRLELEIESVEPPRLLLAPEVEEDWGE; encoded by the coding sequence ATGCAGGAAACCCTTGTCGCCCCCGAGTGCCCCGAGTGCGACGCCGAGGTGTCGCTGGGAACGGATGCCCGGGTGAGCGAAATAGTCGAGTGCCCGGAATGCCGGCTGGAGCTGGAGATCGAGTCCGTCGAGCCGCCGCGACTTCTGCTGGCTCCCGAGGTCGAGGAGGACTGGGGCGAGTAA